One Brachionichthys hirsutus isolate HB-005 unplaced genomic scaffold, CSIRO-AGI_Bhir_v1 contig_1444, whole genome shotgun sequence DNA segment encodes these proteins:
- the LOC137916819 gene encoding twinfilin-2-like has product EDICLLGYQRHVSSYLSPAPLTRAEQELQRIKISEVKTEISVKHPTLQGLAFPLQEAAQRALKQLAKKRINYIQLRLDVKKETIELVHSNHTETCDLPHSVPKDTPRYHFFLYKHSHEGDYLESVVFIYSMPGYSCSIKERMLYSSCKSRLLEEAEKDYHLEIVKKLEIDNGEELTDEFLYDEVHPKQYAHKQGFAKPQGPAGNRGHKRLIKGPGTPMQNS; this is encoded by the exons TGGGCTACCAGCGGCACGTGTCATCCTATTTGAGCCCTGCCCCGCTCACACGAGCTGAGCAGGAGCTCCAGAGGATCAAAATCAGTGAG gtgaAGACGGAGATCAGCGTGAAGCACCCGACGCTTCAGGGCCTTGCGTTCCCACTGCAGGAGGCAGCTCAGAGAGCCCTGAAGCAACTTGCCAAAAAGCGCATCAACTACATACAACTA AGGCTGGACGTGAAGAAGGAGACGATCGAGCTGGTCCACTCCAACCACACGGAAACATGTGATTTGCCCCACAGCGTTCCCAAAGACACTCCCAGATACCACTTTTTCCTTTATAAACACTCCCATGAAGGAGACTACCTGGAATCTGTTG TGTTCATATACTCCATGCCAGGATACAGCTGCAGCATTAAAGAGCGGATGCTGTACTCGAGCTGCAAGAGTCGACTACTGGAGGAGGCCGAGAAAGATTACCATCTGGAAATTGTTAAAAAG CTGGAGATTGATAACGGCGAGGAATTGACAGACGAGTTCCTGTACGATGAGGTCCATCCCAAGCAGTATGCCCACAAGCAGGGCTTCGCTAAGCCCCAAGGCCCGGCAGGAAATCGGGGACACAAGCGTCTCATTAAGGGGCCCGGGACGCCCATGCAGAACAGTTAG